Proteins encoded together in one Corallococcus soli window:
- a CDS encoding TIGR02587 family membrane protein: MADAPPAHAPPRRRPVRDSLREYGRGIAGGLLFSLPLLYTMEVWWAGFISHPLSVLGYLVGTYVLLLGYNRFGGFRRDVDWFGVFTDSLEELGLGLVVSTGVLVLIGRITEGTSLQEAVGMVVVEAGTVAIGVSVGSAQFGGQHREEDPEEDKRRLESAEHVPAQLVIAFCGATLFAANVAPTEEIVMIALETPPGRLLGLALLSMLLGGLILFQSDFTKAHRFTRRRMRRDVLAGTVVTYALALVCSALVLWFFGRFAGNGLGVCVAQVVVLGLASTLGASAGRLLIQS, encoded by the coding sequence ATGGCCGACGCCCCTCCCGCCCACGCGCCCCCTCGCCGCCGTCCGGTGCGGGACTCCCTGCGCGAGTACGGCCGGGGCATCGCGGGCGGGCTGCTCTTCAGCCTGCCGCTGCTCTACACGATGGAGGTGTGGTGGGCGGGCTTCATCTCCCACCCCTTGAGCGTGCTGGGCTACCTGGTGGGCACGTACGTGCTGCTGCTCGGCTACAACCGCTTCGGGGGCTTCCGCCGGGACGTGGACTGGTTCGGCGTCTTCACGGACTCGCTGGAGGAGCTGGGCCTGGGGCTCGTCGTGTCCACGGGCGTGCTGGTGCTCATCGGCCGCATCACGGAGGGCACGTCGTTGCAGGAAGCCGTGGGCATGGTCGTGGTGGAGGCGGGCACGGTGGCCATCGGCGTGTCGGTGGGCTCCGCGCAGTTCGGCGGACAGCACCGGGAGGAGGATCCGGAGGAGGACAAGCGGCGGCTGGAGTCCGCGGAGCACGTCCCCGCGCAGCTCGTCATCGCGTTCTGCGGGGCCACCCTGTTCGCCGCCAACGTGGCGCCCACGGAGGAGATCGTGATGATCGCCCTGGAGACGCCCCCGGGGCGCCTGCTGGGGCTCGCCCTGCTGTCGATGCTGCTGGGCGGGCTCATCCTCTTCCAGAGCGACTTCACGAAGGCGCACCGCTTCACGCGCCGCCGCATGCGCCGGGACGTGCTGGCCGGGACGGTCGTCACGTACGCGCTGGCGCTCGTGTGCAGCGCGCTGGTGCTCTGGTTCTTCGGGCGGTTCGCCGGCAACGGCCTGGGCGTCTGCGTGGCGCAGGTGGTGGTGCTGGGACTGGCGTCGACGCTCGGCGCGTCCGCGGGAAGGCTGCTCATCCAATCATGA
- the purU gene encoding formyltetrahydrofolate deformylase: MTERPSEYILTLSCPDQRGIVHAVSGWLTEHGCNIIDSAQYGDPRTRLFFMRVHFADEVSKTEPASLREAFAQLAPRFSMDWHLHDAAEKPRVLLLVSKIGHCLNDLLYRYRSGILPVEIPAIVSNHRDFYQLAASHDIPFHHLPVTPENKAQQEARLLELVREQRVDLVVLARYMQILSAQTCDALRGRLINIHHSFLPSFKGARPYQQAYDRGVKLIGATAHFVTGDLDEGPIIEQDVERVDHTLSPEALTAMGRDVESVVLGRAVTWFVQHRILLNGDKTVVFR, from the coding sequence ATGACCGAGCGCCCCTCCGAGTACATCCTCACGCTGTCGTGCCCGGATCAGCGTGGCATCGTCCACGCCGTCTCCGGGTGGCTGACCGAGCACGGCTGCAACATCATCGACAGCGCGCAGTACGGAGACCCGCGGACGCGGCTGTTCTTCATGCGCGTGCACTTCGCGGACGAGGTGTCCAAGACTGAGCCCGCGTCCCTGCGTGAGGCGTTCGCGCAGCTGGCGCCGCGCTTCTCCATGGACTGGCACCTGCACGACGCGGCGGAGAAGCCCCGGGTGCTGCTGCTCGTCTCCAAGATTGGCCACTGCCTGAACGACCTGCTGTATCGCTACCGCAGCGGCATCCTGCCGGTGGAGATACCCGCCATCGTCTCCAACCACCGGGACTTCTACCAACTGGCCGCGTCCCACGACATCCCGTTCCACCACCTGCCGGTGACGCCGGAGAACAAGGCCCAGCAGGAGGCGCGGTTGCTGGAGCTGGTGCGCGAGCAGCGCGTGGACCTGGTGGTGCTCGCCCGGTACATGCAGATCCTCTCCGCGCAGACGTGTGATGCGCTGCGCGGGCGGCTCATCAACATCCACCACTCGTTCCTGCCCAGCTTCAAGGGCGCGAGGCCCTACCAGCAGGCGTATGACCGGGGCGTGAAGCTGATTGGCGCGACGGCCCACTTCGTCACCGGGGACCTGGACGAGGGACCCATCATCGAACAGGACGTGGAGCGCGTGGACCACACCCTGTCGCCCGAGGCGCTGACCGCGATGGGCCGGGACGTGGAGAGCGTGGTGCTGGGCCGCGCGGTGACGTGGTTCGTGCAGCACCGCATCCTGCTCAACGGCGACAAGACGGTCGTCTTCCGCTGA
- a CDS encoding DUF7305 domain-containing protein, with amino-acid sequence MKPRVVAFLLGTALPGTACTVNDPVAILRTPDAGPAVLDAWADHCAGSGPPLLLGDPASGPPRCSGELAQSLFVRAACSCEGLTFSAPFVADAFRSSAGPYAPGGTGGDVGVNGGLSANDRVQVGGALQVGGASGLQLNRPLTVGGSLVSSGPLSGPGASATVAGDARVNGDVALASLTVGGVLTVPPEFTPGPAQAAGLLREPVAPVIPCDCDAATRFDPGALIAHHTRDNDNTAIGLDPAVLEDVTGERVLELPCGRFLLTRVAGTGHATLRIRGRTALFIPGGVNLVEAFTVDVQPPGELDLFLAGGFVVSGQLTLGSAALPSRVRVYVAGTQALDVSAGSTLAGNLYAPQAALNLSGNAEVFGSLFVRHLEASGAVQVHHDADVLDAGAACPAG; translated from the coding sequence ATGAAGCCCCGGGTCGTGGCCTTCCTGCTGGGCACCGCGCTGCCAGGCACCGCGTGCACCGTGAATGATCCGGTGGCCATCCTGCGCACGCCGGACGCGGGCCCCGCCGTGCTGGATGCGTGGGCCGACCACTGCGCTGGCAGCGGACCTCCGCTCCTGCTCGGAGACCCTGCTTCCGGGCCCCCGCGGTGCAGTGGCGAGCTGGCGCAATCCCTGTTCGTCCGCGCGGCGTGCTCGTGCGAGGGCCTGACGTTCAGCGCCCCCTTCGTCGCGGATGCCTTCCGGAGCAGCGCGGGCCCGTACGCGCCCGGGGGCACGGGCGGCGACGTGGGCGTGAATGGCGGGCTGTCCGCGAACGACCGCGTCCAGGTGGGCGGCGCGCTCCAGGTGGGCGGCGCCTCCGGCCTCCAGCTCAACCGCCCGCTCACCGTGGGCGGAAGCCTTGTCAGCAGTGGCCCCCTCTCCGGGCCGGGCGCGTCCGCCACCGTGGCCGGGGATGCGCGGGTGAACGGCGACGTGGCGCTCGCCTCCCTCACCGTGGGCGGCGTGCTCACGGTGCCCCCGGAGTTCACCCCGGGCCCGGCCCAGGCGGCCGGGCTGCTCCGTGAGCCCGTGGCCCCCGTCATCCCCTGCGACTGTGATGCCGCGACCCGCTTCGACCCGGGCGCGCTCATCGCCCACCACACGCGGGACAACGACAACACGGCCATCGGCCTGGACCCGGCGGTGCTGGAGGACGTCACCGGCGAGCGCGTGCTGGAGCTGCCCTGCGGCCGCTTCCTGCTCACGCGCGTGGCGGGCACGGGCCACGCGACGCTGCGCATCCGGGGCCGCACCGCGCTGTTCATCCCCGGCGGCGTGAACCTGGTCGAAGCCTTCACCGTGGACGTCCAACCCCCGGGAGAGCTGGACCTGTTCCTGGCGGGCGGCTTCGTCGTGTCCGGGCAGCTCACGCTGGGCTCAGCGGCCCTGCCTTCACGCGTGCGCGTCTACGTGGCCGGCACCCAGGCCCTGGACGTCTCCGCGGGCAGCACGCTGGCCGGCAACCTCTACGCGCCCCAGGCCGCGCTCAACCTGAGCGGCAACGCGGAGGTGTTCGGCTCACTGTTCGTGCGCCACCTGGAAGCCTCCGGCGCGGTGCAGGTGCACCACGACGCGGACGTGCTGGACGCGGGCGCCGCCTGCCCCGCCGGATAG
- a CDS encoding tetratricopeptide repeat protein has product MGALPPGDGDGGPLDDLLRPLDEEPGPARRLSRQRSSALVAAALDAALQPGAPAPKSRRRRPPVWLMAGAALVFTGAAAAAVWRLSHPASAKSQVLTPHVPEPTQLATLEPVPLPKPAPSEPFVIEHPRPARPAAVGPREPARPEDLLRQANGLRSEGRWKDAEALYLRVIRAQPSSLAAYVARVASGSLRLEHLGDARGALRQFQDAQRLQPGGMLDPEALHGEAEAHRALGDTASEARALTAFIARHPDSPLSAASRNRLRELSAP; this is encoded by the coding sequence ATGGGCGCGCTTCCGCCGGGAGATGGGGACGGGGGGCCGCTGGACGACCTCCTGCGCCCGCTGGACGAGGAGCCGGGGCCGGCGCGGCGGCTGTCCCGTCAGCGCTCGAGCGCGCTCGTCGCGGCGGCGCTGGACGCGGCCCTCCAGCCTGGCGCGCCCGCGCCGAAGTCGCGTCGCAGGCGGCCTCCCGTATGGTTGATGGCGGGCGCGGCGCTCGTCTTCACCGGGGCCGCGGCAGCCGCCGTGTGGCGCCTGTCGCATCCGGCGTCCGCGAAGTCGCAGGTGCTGACGCCCCACGTGCCCGAGCCGACCCAGCTCGCCACGCTGGAGCCGGTGCCCCTCCCCAAGCCCGCGCCGTCCGAGCCCTTCGTCATCGAGCATCCCCGCCCTGCCCGTCCGGCCGCCGTGGGCCCGCGCGAGCCCGCCCGGCCGGAGGACCTGCTGCGGCAGGCCAATGGCTTGCGATCGGAGGGCAGATGGAAGGACGCGGAGGCGCTCTACCTGCGCGTCATCCGCGCGCAGCCATCCTCCCTGGCGGCCTACGTGGCGCGCGTGGCCTCCGGGTCGCTCCGGCTGGAGCACCTGGGCGATGCGCGCGGAGCGCTGCGCCAGTTCCAGGACGCGCAGCGCTTGCAGCCCGGAGGCATGTTGGATCCGGAGGCCCTGCACGGCGAGGCGGAGGCGCACCGCGCGCTGGGCGACACGGCGTCGGAGGCCCGGGCGCTGACGGCGTTCATCGCCCGGCACCCCGACTCACCGCTCAGCGCGGCGTCGCGCAACCGCCTGCGGGAGCTGTCCGCGCCATGA
- a CDS encoding RNA polymerase sigma factor → MRGQRDATESLLLELLPRVRNLVRYLVRGDSDVEDIAQESLIALVRGLPTYRGDGRFHGWVDRVVVRTTFAWLKRSRGREARYSGDPVELLAVPSDEAPADEYVHRRHMVTLLDRLSTEQRHALVLHHVLELSVQEISTELGVPFETVRSRLRLGRTALRALAADGDGPEGEA, encoded by the coding sequence ATGCGGGGCCAGCGCGACGCGACGGAGTCCCTGCTCCTGGAGCTGCTGCCCCGGGTGCGCAACCTGGTGCGCTACCTGGTGCGGGGGGACTCGGACGTGGAGGACATCGCGCAGGAGTCCCTCATCGCGCTGGTGCGGGGCCTGCCCACCTATCGCGGAGACGGGCGTTTCCACGGCTGGGTGGACCGGGTGGTGGTGCGCACGACCTTCGCGTGGCTCAAGCGCTCACGCGGGCGTGAGGCCCGCTACAGTGGGGATCCGGTGGAGCTGCTGGCGGTGCCCTCCGATGAAGCACCGGCGGATGAATACGTGCATCGTCGTCACATGGTGACGCTGCTGGACCGACTTTCGACGGAGCAGCGGCATGCGTTGGTGTTGCATCACGTCCTGGAATTGAGCGTGCAGGAGATCTCCACGGAGCTGGGCGTCCCCTTCGAGACCGTGCGCAGCCGGCTGCGGCTGGGGCGCACCGCCCTGCGCGCGCTGGCGGCGGATGGCGACGGGCCGGAAGGGGAAGCGTGA
- a CDS encoding MFS transporter: MTRLRDLRSVLNLTVLVAGLGYFVDLFDITLFGVVRVASLKDLGITDPADILEKGLFIYNAQMAGMMVGGLFWGMLGDRRGRLSVMFGSILLYSVANLANAFVWDVSSYAVCRFLGGLGLAGELGAAITLVAESLPKEKRGLGTTVVATLGMLGIVVAALVAQHLHWKMAYVLGGVLGLALLFTRFKVSESALFTHKAGPAKANPLLLLQGGRFLKYLCCIGVGVPIYFTTGILFVFAPELTAGLNVQGTVTAGNAILFGSVGLTLGDLLSGLLSQWLQSRKRAVALGLCAWFALVMVYGLVPGLTPTLIYALSLLIGLCVGYWAVLVTMAAEQFGTNIRATVATTVPNFVRGSAVLAASGFGVLKGHLTVAHAALTVGAVCFALALLALSRLTETFHRDLDFVESPEGARAGADSQPGAVG; this comes from the coding sequence ATGACACGGCTGCGGGATTTGCGCTCGGTCCTGAACCTCACCGTCCTGGTGGCGGGGCTCGGGTACTTCGTCGACCTCTTCGACATCACGTTGTTCGGCGTGGTGCGCGTCGCCTCGCTGAAGGACCTGGGCATCACCGACCCGGCGGACATCCTCGAGAAGGGGCTCTTCATCTACAACGCCCAGATGGCGGGGATGATGGTGGGCGGGCTCTTCTGGGGAATGCTCGGGGACAGGAGGGGCCGGCTGTCGGTGATGTTCGGCTCCATCCTCCTGTACTCGGTGGCGAACCTGGCCAACGCGTTCGTCTGGGACGTGTCGAGCTACGCCGTCTGCCGCTTCCTGGGCGGGCTGGGGCTCGCGGGCGAGTTGGGCGCGGCCATCACCCTGGTCGCCGAGTCCCTGCCGAAGGAGAAGCGCGGCCTGGGCACCACCGTGGTCGCGACGCTGGGCATGCTGGGCATCGTCGTGGCGGCGCTCGTCGCCCAGCACCTGCACTGGAAGATGGCCTACGTGTTGGGCGGCGTGCTGGGCCTGGCGCTGCTCTTCACCCGCTTCAAGGTGTCCGAGTCCGCCCTCTTCACCCACAAGGCCGGCCCCGCGAAGGCGAACCCGCTGCTGTTGCTGCAAGGGGGCCGCTTCCTCAAGTACCTCTGCTGCATCGGGGTGGGCGTGCCCATCTACTTCACCACCGGCATCCTCTTCGTCTTCGCGCCGGAGCTGACCGCGGGCCTGAACGTCCAGGGCACCGTGACGGCGGGCAACGCCATCCTCTTCGGCAGCGTGGGCCTGACGCTGGGCGACCTCTTGTCCGGCCTGCTGAGCCAGTGGCTCCAGAGCCGCAAGCGCGCGGTGGCGCTGGGGCTGTGCGCGTGGTTCGCGCTGGTGATGGTGTACGGGCTGGTGCCCGGGCTCACCCCCACGCTCATCTACGCGCTGAGTCTCCTCATCGGCCTGTGCGTGGGCTACTGGGCGGTGCTGGTGACCATGGCCGCGGAGCAGTTCGGCACCAACATCCGCGCCACCGTGGCGACGACGGTGCCCAACTTCGTGCGCGGCTCCGCGGTGCTCGCGGCCAGCGGCTTCGGCGTGCTCAAGGGCCACCTCACCGTCGCGCACGCGGCGCTCACCGTGGGCGCCGTCTGCTTCGCGCTGGCGCTGCTGGCCCTGTCGCGGCTGACGGAGACGTTCCACCGCGACCTGGACTTCGTGGAGTCCCCCGAAGGCGCCCGCGCGGGCGCGGACTCCCAGCCGGGAGCCGTGGGCTAG
- a CDS encoding outer membrane protein assembly factor BamB family protein, producing MACQRAPVDPAFQFSSDASSRTGLTAVADGVLLGNEAGTVLRLDREGRPVWRVSLGREVAVAPVEAAGGVIAGTVVGDVVCLTLEDGKERWRLGGEPPVLTPPVVDDAQRTVFLVAPDGAVRALATDSGQVRWKRPAPKAPSPAPAAPAPATAPDARPPPAPVMVEGVLVVALGASGLWAVDPETGATRWSLPVTDVVGLDSERGTVFVATRPGRVLALSVKDGSTRWEQSLADGVTGPPARALGALWVGAGPSSLVGLSTSEGREVARVALPSPLLGRVQVGLEDLLLVPTSGREGQLVALRAPGWTPAFTVRADTPLRTRPVVRGPSVFVLGLDGRVLAWRLRVPPPR from the coding sequence ATGGCCTGCCAGCGCGCGCCCGTGGACCCGGCATTCCAGTTCTCCAGCGACGCCTCCTCCCGGACGGGGCTCACCGCCGTGGCGGACGGGGTGCTGCTGGGCAACGAGGCAGGCACGGTGCTGCGCCTGGACCGCGAGGGCCGGCCCGTGTGGCGCGTCTCCCTGGGCCGCGAGGTGGCGGTGGCGCCCGTGGAGGCCGCGGGCGGGGTCATCGCCGGGACCGTGGTGGGCGACGTCGTCTGCCTGACGTTGGAGGACGGCAAGGAGCGCTGGCGCCTGGGCGGCGAGCCGCCCGTGCTGACGCCACCGGTGGTGGACGACGCCCAGCGCACGGTGTTCCTGGTGGCGCCCGACGGGGCGGTGCGCGCCCTGGCGACGGACTCCGGGCAGGTGCGCTGGAAGCGGCCGGCCCCGAAGGCCCCCTCGCCCGCCCCCGCCGCGCCGGCGCCCGCGACCGCGCCGGACGCCCGGCCGCCGCCCGCGCCGGTGATGGTGGAGGGCGTGCTGGTGGTGGCGCTGGGGGCCTCCGGGCTGTGGGCGGTGGACCCGGAGACCGGGGCGACGCGGTGGTCCCTGCCGGTGACGGACGTGGTGGGCCTGGACTCGGAGCGGGGCACCGTCTTCGTCGCCACGCGCCCCGGGCGGGTGCTGGCCCTGTCGGTGAAGGACGGCAGCACGCGCTGGGAGCAGTCGCTGGCGGACGGGGTGACGGGGCCTCCGGCGCGGGCGCTGGGCGCGCTGTGGGTGGGCGCGGGGCCGTCGTCGCTGGTGGGGCTGTCCACGTCCGAGGGGCGGGAGGTGGCGCGGGTGGCGCTGCCGTCGCCGCTGCTGGGCCGGGTGCAGGTGGGGCTGGAAGATTTGCTGCTGGTGCCCACGTCCGGACGCGAGGGCCAGCTCGTGGCGCTCCGGGCCCCCGGCTGGACGCCCGCGTTCACGGTGCGCGCGGACACGCCGCTGCGCACCCGGCCGGTGGTGCGCGGGCCGTCGGTGTTCGTGCTGGGGCTGGATGGCCGGGTGCTCGCGTGGCGGCTGCGCGTGCCCCCTCCGCGCTGA
- the add gene encoding adenosine deaminase, giving the protein MPSIREDETPNATGIPSSARRSDIIPPPTLAVTEELLHALPKTDLHCHLDGSMRLKTILELAEQQKVKLLADTEDGLAKAIHMGQVCKSLEEYLVAFDVTLSVLQTAESLYRAAYELAVDAAAENVRWLEVRYSPALHLQKGLKMTTVIDSVLEGLRAAKRETGIKCAVIVCGIRHINPQTSMRLAELSVAYKNRGVVGFDLAGAEASFPAKDHLDAFRLILKNNVNCTAHAGEAYGPESVSQAIHSLGAHRIGHGTRLREDGDLLNYVNDHRIPMEVCPSSNVQTGAVPSLESHPLKFYFDYGLRVTINTDNRLITDTTVTKELWLAHRELGLSLEDLTTIIVSGFKSAFLPFREKQDMLRQVNQEIATTLAAFEKRPAAALRKPA; this is encoded by the coding sequence ATGCCCTCGATTCGTGAAGACGAAACCCCCAATGCCACCGGCATCCCGTCGTCCGCCCGGCGCTCGGACATCATCCCGCCCCCGACGCTCGCGGTGACGGAGGAGCTGCTCCACGCGCTCCCCAAGACGGACCTGCACTGCCACCTGGACGGGTCCATGCGGCTCAAGACCATCCTGGAGCTGGCCGAACAGCAGAAGGTGAAGCTGCTCGCGGACACCGAGGACGGCCTGGCCAAGGCCATCCACATGGGCCAGGTGTGCAAGAGCCTGGAGGAGTACCTGGTCGCGTTCGACGTGACGCTCTCCGTCCTCCAGACGGCCGAGTCCCTCTACCGCGCCGCCTATGAGCTGGCCGTGGACGCCGCCGCGGAGAACGTGCGCTGGCTGGAGGTGCGCTACTCGCCCGCGCTGCACCTGCAGAAGGGCCTGAAGATGACCACGGTCATCGACTCCGTGCTGGAGGGCCTGCGGGCCGCCAAGCGCGAGACGGGCATCAAGTGCGCCGTCATCGTCTGCGGCATCCGCCACATCAACCCCCAGACGTCCATGCGGCTGGCGGAGCTCTCCGTCGCGTACAAGAACCGCGGCGTCGTCGGCTTCGACCTGGCGGGCGCGGAGGCCAGCTTCCCGGCCAAGGACCACCTGGACGCCTTCCGCCTTATCCTCAAGAACAACGTCAACTGCACCGCCCACGCGGGCGAGGCCTACGGCCCCGAGTCCGTCTCCCAGGCCATCCACTCCCTGGGCGCGCACCGCATCGGCCACGGCACCCGGCTGCGCGAGGACGGCGACCTGCTCAACTACGTCAATGACCACCGCATCCCCATGGAGGTCTGCCCGTCCTCCAACGTCCAGACGGGCGCGGTGCCGTCGCTGGAGTCCCACCCGCTCAAGTTCTATTTCGACTACGGCCTGCGGGTGACCATCAACACCGACAACCGCCTCATCACGGACACCACGGTGACCAAGGAGCTGTGGCTCGCCCACCGCGAGCTGGGCCTGTCGCTGGAGGACCTCACCACCATCATCGTCTCCGGCTTCAAGAGCGCCTTCCTGCCCTTCCGGGAGAAGCAGGACATGCTCCGGCAGGTGAACCAGGAGATCGCCACCACGCTGGCCGCCTTCGAGAAGCGCCCCGCCGCGGCGCTGCGCAAGCCCGCCTGA
- the glgC gene encoding glucose-1-phosphate adenylyltransferase: MSKLLAMILAGGAGTRLEPLTRERAKPAVPFGGRYRIIDFVLSNFANSGVYRMKVLTQYKSDSLNNHLSRAWRMTAFLGHYVEAVPAQMRTGLDWYKGSADAIYQNLNIITDEEPDHIFVFGADHVYRMDVRKMLDFHIERRAACTVAAIPVPIEQGREFGIIDVGPDGRMLQFLEKPKDPPPMPGNPKMCLASMGNYLFSTDTLVKEVVRDAADEKSAHDFGKSIISELYKHEPVYVYDFAQNTLSGQEDKERGYWRDVGNIDVYYQSNMDLVEVDPIFNLYNDRWPIHTQPNNYPPAKFVFADADNKRVGKATDSLVAEGCIISGGSVHRSVLSPKVRVNSYSEVEDSILFENVTIGRRCRIKRAIIDKNVEIPPGMTIGYDAAEDKRRFHVTSGGVVVIPKGMKVT; the protein is encoded by the coding sequence ATGTCAAAGCTGCTGGCCATGATTCTGGCGGGAGGCGCGGGCACGCGCCTGGAGCCGCTGACGCGTGAGCGGGCGAAGCCCGCGGTCCCGTTCGGCGGGCGCTACCGCATCATCGACTTCGTGCTCTCCAACTTCGCCAACTCCGGCGTGTACCGGATGAAGGTGTTGACGCAGTACAAGAGCGACTCGCTCAACAACCACCTGTCACGCGCGTGGCGCATGACGGCGTTCCTGGGCCACTACGTGGAGGCGGTGCCCGCGCAGATGCGCACCGGCCTGGACTGGTACAAGGGCAGCGCGGACGCCATCTACCAGAACCTCAACATCATCACGGACGAGGAGCCGGACCACATCTTCGTGTTCGGCGCGGACCACGTGTACCGGATGGACGTCCGCAAGATGCTGGACTTCCACATCGAGCGGAGGGCCGCGTGCACCGTGGCGGCCATCCCCGTGCCCATCGAACAAGGGCGCGAGTTCGGCATCATCGACGTGGGGCCGGACGGGCGGATGCTCCAGTTCCTGGAGAAGCCCAAGGACCCGCCGCCCATGCCGGGCAACCCGAAGATGTGCCTGGCGTCCATGGGCAACTACCTCTTCAGCACGGACACGCTGGTGAAGGAGGTGGTGCGGGACGCCGCGGACGAGAAGAGCGCGCACGACTTCGGCAAGTCCATCATCAGCGAGCTGTACAAGCACGAGCCCGTGTACGTGTACGACTTCGCCCAGAACACGCTGTCCGGCCAGGAGGACAAGGAGCGCGGCTACTGGCGCGACGTGGGGAACATCGACGTGTACTACCAGTCCAACATGGACCTGGTGGAGGTGGACCCCATCTTCAACCTCTACAACGACCGCTGGCCCATCCACACGCAGCCCAACAACTATCCGCCGGCGAAGTTCGTCTTCGCGGACGCGGACAACAAGCGCGTGGGCAAGGCGACGGACTCCCTGGTCGCGGAGGGCTGCATCATCTCCGGCGGCAGCGTGCACCGCTCCGTGCTGTCGCCCAAGGTGCGGGTGAACTCGTATTCGGAGGTGGAGGACTCCATCCTCTTCGAGAACGTCACCATCGGCCGGCGGTGCCGCATCAAGCGGGCCATCATCGACAAGAACGTGGAGATTCCGCCCGGGATGACCATCGGCTACGACGCGGCCGAGGACAAGCGCCGCTTCCACGTCACCTCCGGTGGCGTCGTCGTCATCCCCAAGGGGATGAAGGTCACCTGA
- a CDS encoding diguanylate cyclase — translation MSGDQTRVTKISSLTPGPERGTECCLVQIHGPELGKKYVLEETEFTIGRDQHNHIVVDLDNVSRRHARIWGRQGKMFVEDLQSTNGTYLNDKEVLQAQPLRSGDLVKVGGSIFKFLDGDNIETQYHETIYTLTIADGLTGINNKRYFLEYLEREMGRSHRYQRTLSMFMFDIDHFKQINDVHGHLAGDYVLRELAQSIKRLVRREQCFARYGGEEFAVVMPEDGPDKARLFAEKIRKLVEDKVFTFEDKVIPVTISLGVAEVAPEMSEPTQFIKVADMNLYKAKKTGRNRVVG, via the coding sequence ATGTCTGGCGACCAAACCCGAGTCACCAAGATCTCCAGCCTCACCCCAGGACCCGAGCGCGGCACGGAGTGCTGCCTCGTGCAGATCCACGGACCGGAGCTGGGCAAGAAGTACGTGCTGGAAGAGACCGAATTCACCATCGGTCGCGACCAGCACAACCACATCGTGGTGGACCTGGACAACGTGTCCCGCCGCCACGCTCGCATCTGGGGTCGCCAGGGGAAGATGTTCGTGGAGGACCTCCAGTCCACCAACGGCACCTACCTGAACGACAAGGAGGTGCTCCAGGCCCAGCCGCTGCGCAGCGGGGACCTGGTGAAGGTGGGCGGCTCCATCTTCAAGTTCCTCGATGGCGACAACATCGAGACCCAGTACCACGAGACCATCTACACGCTGACCATCGCGGACGGTCTCACGGGCATCAACAACAAGCGCTACTTCCTGGAGTACCTGGAGCGGGAGATGGGCCGCTCCCACCGGTACCAGCGCACGCTGTCGATGTTCATGTTCGACATCGACCACTTCAAGCAGATCAACGACGTGCACGGCCACCTGGCCGGGGACTACGTCCTGCGGGAGCTGGCCCAGTCCATCAAGCGGCTGGTGCGCCGCGAGCAGTGCTTCGCCCGCTACGGCGGCGAGGAGTTCGCCGTCGTCATGCCGGAGGACGGCCCGGACAAGGCGCGCCTGTTCGCGGAGAAGATCCGCAAGCTGGTGGAGGACAAGGTCTTCACCTTCGAGGACAAGGTCATCCCCGTCACCATCTCCCTGGGCGTGGCGGAAGTGGCCCCGGAGATGTCGGAGCCCACCCAGTTCATCAAGGTGGCGGACATGAACCTCTACAAGGCCAAGAAGACGGGCCGCAACCGCGTGGTGGGCTGA